Part of the Oncorhynchus tshawytscha isolate Ot180627B linkage group LG23, Otsh_v2.0, whole genome shotgun sequence genome, ATTGGGAATATTTTATGAAGGCCAATTGCGTAATCATAATGGTCGGCCATTGTCAACTTTAGTTAGTCATGCCAGAACACCCTTGGCTTAACAAATGGAGCAGGTATTGAACAGAACTGAGGGGGGTGTAGAGAGAAATAATGATTCATCtcaggaagggggagagaaaaataAGAGAATTTAACACTGATGGAAAAGGAAACTGTGCAGAAAGGGTTTGATTGGACACAAATGTATTAATTTCTACCTTTAAGATTCTGTGCATTGCTACGTATTACACTGTTGGAGCTGAAAACAAGAATGtcgctgcacctgcaataacatctgcaaatctgtggaCACGACCAATAAACGTTTGAGTCGAGAAGAGAGAACTGGCAGAGGAAGTGACGCGATCATAGAACTGAAATGAAAGTGTCTGGGTTGTTTGAAATCCTGGTTCTGTCAAATGCACAGATTCTTACAAGAGTAAACGGATCAGATATATTCTAGCATCAGAGTGAGAACATTCAGATAGATGTTTTAGTTTACAGAGCAACCTCattgtatagatactgtacctaaACTACTCCTATGTACCCAGGGTCAGGAATAATTGTGTTGTATAGTGTTTCCATTGTGTATGAGTGGTCGATCACGTCAGGTTCCTTAGCTTAATAGAAATAACAAGGAATTATTTAAGAGTTTGTCCTTTCCCATTATCAACATTTATATACTAAATCATTTTCCTTTTGTCCCATCAAGTGAAAAACAAGAAGCCATATTTACTCAGAGGACTTTTATTCCGCTTCTGAATGAAGCAGGTTCAGTGCAACAAACAGAGTAAATCTCTTCACACCCAGATTCCATCTCACCTTTCACAAGACCAGAACAGGGGCTttacaatacaaaaataaattaGTTGTGATTGTTAGTTATTTGTTTAATGCAGGTAACTTTCTCATGGCAAGGGCGATAGTCCAATCGAATGGGAAATATGTGGTCACATGACGTAGCGCAGTAGGGTTTGGTTGGTTGCTTTACTCCTTGGTGGCCATGTGAGCCATCAGGTCAATGACGCGGTTGCTGTAGCCAAACTCATTGTCatacctggggagagaggagagacacggtCAGGTTTCTTCACTCAACAagaatgtgtaggtgtgttcGCGTGTATATTTGCAGAGGATGAATGCGTACCATGTAACCAGCTTGACGAAGTGGTCGTTCAGAGCAATGCCAGCGCCGGCATCAAAGATGGAGGAGTGGGTGTCGCCGTTGAAGTCTGAAGAGACAACCTGTTGCTCTGTGTATCCAAGAATTCCCTTCATGGGTCCATCGGCAGCAGCCTTGACAACCTTCTTGATGGCGTCGTAGCTGGCCTGTGGTTCAAGGAAACAAGAGGTGGGTTGTCAAATTGTTCCTAAATTTACAATGCTAACTAATCATGTATCAATTAAAGCATTGTCTTGTCTACTCAACAATGGGCTTTACTGCTAACTTTATTTAAAGATGTGGTCACTGTGTCTAACAACTAGTCCTAGGACAGTGATATTTTTGATTCTATTGGCAGGTAAGGTACACCATAGAGACAGACATGtaaggcagggggaggggctactCACAGGCTTCTCCAGACGGACGGTCAGGTCCACCACTGAGACGTTGGGGGTGGGGACACGGAAGGCCATGCCAGTGATCTTGctgtgaggaagaagagggggtgACCGCAGCATAAGGTCAAAGTTAAACATACTCCTCTACAGTTTGATATACAGACATAATAAATGACTGGTTCTTAGACAAATGTCTGTTTCATTGCTATACATTTTACTGTTGATGGAAAACTGTAGTAGTGGCAGACTAGTGTTATAAATGTGTTACTGGTCTAGTTAGAAGTTGTCACAAGTAAATGTACAGCTGTATCATAGTGTTTTACTGGTGTCTAGTTAGAGGTTGTGAACTTCTGATACGAGTATTATAATTGTGTCTTGTTTTACTGGTTGTTATTAGTTATTTAGAGGTTGTGGTACTGACCCGTTCAGCTCGGGGATGACCTTGCCAACAGCCTTGGCTGCTCCGGTGGAGGCAGGGATGATGTTCTGGCTGGCACCACGTCCATCCCTCCACAGCTTTCCAGAAGGACCATCAACAGTCTTCTGGGTGGCGGTGACGGCGTGAACGGtgctctgagagagagatgggaagtgaagggagatgagagaggtgtGATCCACATTAAGGAGGTACAGAGGTGGTAGTGGGGGACGGCTGGATAAGAAAAACAGAGATGGTGTGTTGGTGATCTTAAAAACAGTCCATCCCTTGTACTGTTAGTGTTTTGTGTCGGTGTGAAACCTGTCGTTATGTCAGAGTATGCCCTCTCTAGGTGATTGTTCCCAGGTGTTGTGTGTCGGTGTGAAACCTGTCGTTATGTCAGAGTAAGCCCTCTCTAGGTGATTGTTCCCAGGTGTTGTTTAAATCCGTACCATCAGACCCTCAATGATGTGGTAGTTATCGTGGATGACCTTGGCCAGGGGAGCCAGGCAGTTGGTTGTGCATGAAGCGTTGCTGTGGAGAGAGACATGCTAAATTATAGTCTGAACCGCAACAGAATAGCCAGGTGCTGCAGATAGTATCTGTTaagtggagggagtgtgtgttgAGTCGGAGGGAAGAAGGTCTCACCTGACAACCTTGAGGGAGTTGTCGTACTTCTCGTGGTTGACGCCCATGACAAACATGGGTGCATCAGCGCTGGGAGCAGAGATGACAACCCTCTTGGCACCGCCCTTCAGATGggtctggaggaggagggagagatgttaGTCCAGTACCACATTTTTTGTAGCCTGGTTAAATGTGGTTGCCTAGTTTATTGTATGCATTCAACATAATGCACCACATGCAGGTTAAGCCTGATGGGTAAAGTCATGTTATAAAGGAGTCATTTCTGTTCTAATGATATTCCCATATCATACAGTTCTGGATGCTGTGTCTACTGATGGGGATACTTACAGAGGCCTTCTCAATGGTGGTGAAAACACCTGTTGACTCAACTACATAGGTGGCACCAGCATCTCCCCACTTGATGTTAGCTGGGTCTCTcctgagaacgagagagagaagaggttcaGGGTTATGTTATGAGGAAGCAGAGCACCATAGACTAATAGACTATCATTTATATTGTTATGATTCCACAAGAGGGCGCCATTTCATAAGGCCACAAGGGACTTCAGGTCTCTCCTGCATATTCTACAGATGCGGACCTgatttgtatgattttttttcgATGTGGGAAAAAAAAGTGACTTATTTGTTACTAAATGAATGAACTCACTCGTGGAACACAGTGATTTTGTGTCCATCGATGACCAGCTTGCCACCCTCAGCCTTGACCTCACCGTGGAAACGTCCGTGGGTGGAGTCATACTTGAACATGTAGACctgaagagggaggaggaagtgaGTCTCTTGGCCTATTGTTAATAGATCCTAAGTTATGACAGGGCCTTGGTTTGTTCATTGAGGGTGTCAGGGTGACAGCAACATTCAAAGGTCTTGAAGTTAATGAAACCACTTAATAAGTTAGGGTGAAGAAGTCATCTATACATAAGCTAAATATTTCACTAAGTCTTAAAACCTTACTTTATACATGTCAGGGATCAGTACATTTTTCTACTGATTCAGTGGGCTAGAAGTCCCTGGTCCATTGTAGGCTTTAGGCTACTCACCATGTAGTCCAGGTCGATGAAGGGGTCGTTGATGGCCACAATCTCAACTCCCTTCTTGGAGTGGAATGCAGCACGGGTCACCAGACGCCCGATACGGCCGAATCTGGGGGACAAGACGATTCATTCCATTAATCATTGATGTCACACCCAGTCCTCAACAATACTACGGAATTTCATAAACCTCTcgctattgaaaaacaaatgaagttGGGGGACTACCacatctgtctctcctgtattctAATGTAACAGCTGGTGCCTTACTCAGTAGGGAGCCATGTTTCAAAGGTCGCAAATAGAAATGTCATGTATACAACTGAACTGACATTTCTGTTCCACAACATTCAGGTAGCACCTGAAGCAAAAGATTGAAGGCTGGATATAAAGAGCTTTCAGAGAAATCTCAAATGAACATGTGACCTCGAAGTACTGTATTtccagagaaagaggacaggGTTCAGGGAGGTGTGTATCACGGCAGGACTGAGGCTTCACTCTCTGTGGAGTAAAGTCCTGTCTGCCCCTCATGTGGTAATCCTCCCCCATGAAGTGAGAGGCCTGTTTGATTAGTAGTTACTTTTTAACTAGAAAAATCAggttcacagacagacaggctctgatacacactgtcctccgagaggtggaggggaggcgaagaggataggagagggggaACTGCAGATCCCCCTCACATATGTGAGTAGTGAGGCCAAAGATACATTTTCAACTGTAGACTGGACAATAAAACTGTTCTATTTAACTAAGCACAAGGGGGTCACTTGTCTACTAGTGAAAACATCACAGAGAACAAGAGACCACCAGAGTGACCGTCCCTGGATGTGTGTCTGTTCTGCTAACCAGAGTGTGCCTTCTGCAAAACACAAGTCTTTACACAGTTCCTGCTCTTTAGTCACCGAGCTAGTTTAGAGTAAGACAGATATTAAAATGTTCTGATGGTTCAGAATGTCAACAAGACACTACTGTACCCCTGATCTTTCCTCCAAAGTGTGCCTGGCTAAAAAAAGACTGGCAcaagaggatacagagaggagggtCATGTAAGCCAAGCTCCTCTCAGGGCTCGTCTGAATACCACACATCATCGGGGATGACTTGCGCATCATATGAAACTTGTGTGTTTCTCGCAAACAGGGCGGGTCCTTTCGAAGGGGCATCAGTACTCCCTGTGTGAGGTTACCAGGGTACAGCCATTAGTAAGGAATGACGTAATGAAATCTTGATTGTATTCATtcctatattt contains:
- the LOC112222720 gene encoding glyceraldehyde-3-phosphate dehydrogenase encodes the protein MVKVGVNGFGRIGRLVTRAAFHSKKGVEIVAINDPFIDLDYMVYMFKYDSTHGRFHGEVKAEGGKLVIDGHKITVFHERDPANIKWGDAGATYVVESTGVFTTIEKASTHLKGGAKRVVISAPSADAPMFVMGVNHEKYDNSLKVVSNASCTTNCLAPLAKVIHDNYHIIEGLMSTVHAVTATQKTVDGPSGKLWRDGRGASQNIIPASTGAAKAVGKVIPELNGKITGMAFRVPTPNVSVVDLTVRLEKPASYDAIKKVVKAAADGPMKGILGYTEQQVVSSDFNGDTHSSIFDAGAGIALNDHFVKLVTWYDNEFGYSNRVIDLMAHMATKE